A region from the Hydra vulgaris chromosome 10, alternate assembly HydraT2T_AEP genome encodes:
- the LOC101235931 gene encoding hyaluronan mediated motility receptor isoform X10: MKIRRQKLCSFLCISSFMKSDKKVSRSGSTRRKQWLSSERSSSKSQSSIDGASDSQKCSSRRNTLNKAFDQLEADKLILIDTSIIPNGNKDTQIITNSTLDKPENSTNTMSVSLDLGQSISVHIVPSPIMTQRKVSQSQKSFDPNESLPDLTEIKKANNSLDRLKRDYHLSNVEITALREILKKADLYDSLVRERMHEVLKVENSNTECINDIAERVIIEKEIVSLKEKLFASRKELDSYISFTKKMEREKRQSMSEKEELETKIQWHERRLLRFEGENKALKTERAELLNQIYELRGKSLKIKDLGRAKLLENNLLSQTESGNSKSSLIYDAESLAQERIKFSLERQRLDEENQKMLTKCTTLSAQLQHLERVVEDLKEEKDVLKIKNEKLSKQILEEQKSFQELFEFDYHSARGKLENTVMSDLIDAMKSEKAHEETRAELLQLEKKFEKLQNDHRATLEVNILKEHENLELTSKLKSITKIKEDYDKSYNELEKKYREALERIEKDTLLVEDLKAEHLYLQKEHEDVSLKLADLQHEAVNMEANQDAFKKFLDKLSMELQEKLGEDHVSKDTESEDLQEQAQIIGRQIVAHLNPTRKLQDDYEAIKQDREDLEEEVRYLKFALNSRLEIKSMQQPAMQKCDCSKQKEILKSERDEAQNKLTALENEVNRLHQDKQQLLMSFLNLQASQRSREVSKSEVNSSTDDNVTDDEDETETEYDSEEYEKSQPDSLNDSSRKSSFSDIAWKQNQVSNCKENFTFDNSEDTAICFQEMSKKNERLELERAAMLDSLCKQVERNNTLVAELDDLKNKNQTKQKSRPSSLISHSDSLNSLVSDKCSQCASSGTEIRHYLSILEQLTEDKLRLEKLNSDLEYECGMSKAEVEKLNNKLCSLDTNSIQVDSEVELRKLKKDKELLVQKIQALEQENFILEDNFKKLRDDKADILDKLHQCEEDRFGFIRTLSLITEQRETLEKELLEAKEENKLIKRKLLKANF, encoded by the exons cATTGGACAAACCTGAAAACTCAACCAACACTATGTCAGTATCCCTTGATTTAGGACAATCTATTTCAGTTCATATTGTACCATCACCAATTATGACACAGAG aaaagtgAGTCAATCTCAAAAATCCTTTGATCCCAATGAATCACTTCCTGATCTTACTGAaatcaaaaaagcaaataacaGTTTAGATCGTCTTAAACGCGATTATCATCTTTCCAATGTAGAAATAACAGCGTTGCGTGAAATTCTTAAGAAAGCAGATTTATATGATAGTTTAGTGCGTGAACGAATGCATGAAGTTCTGAAAGTTGAAAATAGCAACACAGAGTGTATTAATGATATTGCTGAAAGAGTTATTATTGAGAAAGAGATTgtgtctttaaaagaaaaactttttgctTCTCGCAAAGAACTAGATTCTTATATATCTTTTACGAAAAAAATGGAGAGAGAAAAAAGACAATCAATGTCAGAGAAAGAAGaacttgaaacaaaaattcAGTGGCATGAGCGTAGGCTATTACGTTTTGAAGGAGAGAATAAAGCATTAAAAACAGAACGAGCAGAGTTACTTAATCAAATTTACGAATTACGTGGAAAATCTCTTAAGATTAAAGACTTAGGACGAGctaaattattagaaaacaatttattatcaCAAACTGAGTCAGGGAACTCAAAGTCAAGCTTAATTTATGATGCTGAAAGTTTAGCTCAGGAGCGCATAAAGTTTAGTCTAGAACGTCAACGCTTGGATGaagaaaaccaaaaaatgcTCACTAAGTGTACAACTCTTTCTGCTCAATTGCAACATCTTGAACGTGTAGTAGAGGATTTAAAGGAAGAAAAAGATgtgctcaaaataaaaaacgaaaaacttAGTAAACAAATATTAGAAGAACAAAAGTCTTTTCAAGAACTATTTGAATTTGACTACCATTCTGCTAGAGGTAAATTAGAAAATACAGTTATGTCAGATTTAATTGATGCAATGAAAAGTGAAAAAGCGCATGAAGAAACTCGAGCTGAATTACTtcaacttgaaaaaaagtttgaaaagttaCAGAATGATCATCGTGCAACTTTAGAAGTTAATATTCTCAAAGAGCATGAAAATTTAGAGTTGACCAGTAAACTAAAATCAattacaaaaatcaaagaaGACTATGATAAAAGTTATAATGAGCTTGAAAAAAAGTACCGGGAAGCATTAGAAAGAATTGAAAAAGATACTCTTTTAGTAGAAGATTTAAAAGCTGAACATTTATATTTGCAGAAAGAGCATGAAGATGTCTCATTAAAACTTGCAGATCTTCAGCATGAGGCTGTTAATATGGAAGCTAACCAAGATGCgttcaaaaaatttcttgacAAGCTTTCTATGGAGTTACAAGAAAAACTAGGAGAAGATCATGTATCAAAAGATACAGAATCAGAAGATCTTCAAGAACAAGCGCAAATTATTGGAAGACAGATTGTTGCTCATTTAAATCCAACTCGTAAGCTGCAAGATGATTATGAGGCAATTAAGCAAGATCGTGAAGATTTAGAAGAGGAAGTTAGATATTTGAAGTTTGCTCTTAACTCAAGGTTGGAAATAAAATCTATGCAGCAGCCTGCCATGCAAAAATGTGATTGCAGCAAACAGAAAGAAATCTTGAAAAGTGAACGAGATGAAGCTCAAAACAAATTGACTGCTTTAGAAAATGAAGTTAACAGgcttcatcaagataaacaacAACTACTAATGAGTTTTCTTAATTTACAAGCCTCCCAACGGTCAAGAGAAGTGAGTAAGTCTGAAGTCAATTCTTCTACAGACGATAACGTAacagatgatgaagatgaaacAGAAACTGAATATgaca GCGAGGAATATGAGAAATCACAACCTGATTCTTTAAATGATAGTTCAAGAAAAAGCTCATTTAGTGACATAGCATGGAAACAAAATCAAGTTTCAAATTGCAAGGAAAACTTTACTTTTGACAACTCTGAAGATACTGCCATTTGTTTTCAAGAAATGtcgaaaaaaaatgaaagattaGAATTAGAAAGAGCTGCCATGTTGGACTCATTATGCAAGCAAGTTGAGAGAAATAACACCCTTGTTGCTGAGTTAGAtgacttaaaaaacaaaaatcaaacaaaacaaaaatcacgtccttcaagtttaatttCACATAGTGACAGTTTAAATAGTTTGGTTTCTGATAAATGTTCACAATGTGCATCATCag gtACAGAGATACGACATTATCTCTCAATCTTGGAGCAACTTACTGAAGATAAACTTCGACTAGAGAAATTAAATTCAGATCTTGAGTATGAGTGTGGTATGTCTAAAGCAGAAGTTGAAaaacttaacaataaattatgCAGTTTAGATACAAACTCAATTCAAGTTGATTCCGAAGTAGAACTTAGAAAACTGAAGAAAGATAAAGAACTATTAGTCCAAAAAATTCAAGCACTTGAGCAAGAAAACTTTATACTtgaagacaattttaaaaaacttcgtGATGATAAAGCAGACATTTTAGATAAATTGCATCAATGTGAAGAAGATAGGTTTGGATTTATTCGAACATTATCATTAATAACTGAACAGAGAGAGACTTTAGAAAAGGAACTTCTTGAAGCAAAGGaggaaaataaattaattaaaaggaAGTTACTGAAAG CTAACTTCTAG
- the LOC101235931 gene encoding hyaluronan mediated motility receptor isoform X11 encodes MSYRSFSKALADKKVSRSGSTRRKQWLSSERSSSKSQSSIDGASDSQKCSSRRNTLNKAFDQLEADKLILIDTSIIPNGNKDTQIITNSTLDKPENSTNTMSVSLDLGQSISVHIVPSPIMTQRKVSQSQKSFDPNESLPDLTEIKKANNSLDRLKRDYHLSNVEITALREILKKADLYDSLVRERMHEVLKVENSNTECINDIAERVIIEKEIVSLKEKLFASRKELDSYISFTKKMEREKRQSMSEKEELETKIQWHERRLLRFEGENKALKTERAELLNQIYELRGKSLKIKDLGRAKLLENNLLSQTESGNSKSSLIYDAESLAQERIKFSLERQRLDEENQKMLTKCTTLSAQLQHLERVVEDLKEEKDVLKIKNEKLSKQILEEQKSFQELFEFDYHSARGKLENTVMSDLIDAMKSEKAHEETRAELLQLEKKFEKLQNDHRATLEVNILKEHENLELTSKLKSITKIKEDYDKSYNELEKKYREALERIEKDTLLVEDLKAEHLYLQKEHEDVSLKLADLQHEAVNMEANQDAFKKFLDKLSMELQEKLGEDHVSKDTESEDLQEQAQIIGRQIVAHLNPTRKLQDDYEAIKQDREDLEEEVRYLKFALNSRLEIKSMQQPAMQKCDCSKQKEILKSERDEAQNKLTALENEVNRLHQDKQQLLMSFLNLQASQRSREVSKSEVNSSTDDNVTDDEDETETEYDSEEYEKSQPDSLNDSSRKSSFSDIAWKQNQVSNCKENFTFDNSEDTAICFQEMSKKNERLELERAAMLDSLCKQVERNNTLVAELDDLKNKNQTKQKSRPSSLISHSDSLNSLVSDKCSQCASSGTEIRHYLSILEQLTEDKLRLEKLNSDLEYECGMSKAEVEKLNNKLCSLDTNSIQVDSEVELRKLKKDKELLVQKIQALEQENFILEDNFKKLRDDKADILDKLHQCEEDRFGFIRTLSLITEQRETLEKELLEAKEENKLIKRKLLKANF; translated from the exons cATTGGACAAACCTGAAAACTCAACCAACACTATGTCAGTATCCCTTGATTTAGGACAATCTATTTCAGTTCATATTGTACCATCACCAATTATGACACAGAG aaaagtgAGTCAATCTCAAAAATCCTTTGATCCCAATGAATCACTTCCTGATCTTACTGAaatcaaaaaagcaaataacaGTTTAGATCGTCTTAAACGCGATTATCATCTTTCCAATGTAGAAATAACAGCGTTGCGTGAAATTCTTAAGAAAGCAGATTTATATGATAGTTTAGTGCGTGAACGAATGCATGAAGTTCTGAAAGTTGAAAATAGCAACACAGAGTGTATTAATGATATTGCTGAAAGAGTTATTATTGAGAAAGAGATTgtgtctttaaaagaaaaactttttgctTCTCGCAAAGAACTAGATTCTTATATATCTTTTACGAAAAAAATGGAGAGAGAAAAAAGACAATCAATGTCAGAGAAAGAAGaacttgaaacaaaaattcAGTGGCATGAGCGTAGGCTATTACGTTTTGAAGGAGAGAATAAAGCATTAAAAACAGAACGAGCAGAGTTACTTAATCAAATTTACGAATTACGTGGAAAATCTCTTAAGATTAAAGACTTAGGACGAGctaaattattagaaaacaatttattatcaCAAACTGAGTCAGGGAACTCAAAGTCAAGCTTAATTTATGATGCTGAAAGTTTAGCTCAGGAGCGCATAAAGTTTAGTCTAGAACGTCAACGCTTGGATGaagaaaaccaaaaaatgcTCACTAAGTGTACAACTCTTTCTGCTCAATTGCAACATCTTGAACGTGTAGTAGAGGATTTAAAGGAAGAAAAAGATgtgctcaaaataaaaaacgaaaaacttAGTAAACAAATATTAGAAGAACAAAAGTCTTTTCAAGAACTATTTGAATTTGACTACCATTCTGCTAGAGGTAAATTAGAAAATACAGTTATGTCAGATTTAATTGATGCAATGAAAAGTGAAAAAGCGCATGAAGAAACTCGAGCTGAATTACTtcaacttgaaaaaaagtttgaaaagttaCAGAATGATCATCGTGCAACTTTAGAAGTTAATATTCTCAAAGAGCATGAAAATTTAGAGTTGACCAGTAAACTAAAATCAattacaaaaatcaaagaaGACTATGATAAAAGTTATAATGAGCTTGAAAAAAAGTACCGGGAAGCATTAGAAAGAATTGAAAAAGATACTCTTTTAGTAGAAGATTTAAAAGCTGAACATTTATATTTGCAGAAAGAGCATGAAGATGTCTCATTAAAACTTGCAGATCTTCAGCATGAGGCTGTTAATATGGAAGCTAACCAAGATGCgttcaaaaaatttcttgacAAGCTTTCTATGGAGTTACAAGAAAAACTAGGAGAAGATCATGTATCAAAAGATACAGAATCAGAAGATCTTCAAGAACAAGCGCAAATTATTGGAAGACAGATTGTTGCTCATTTAAATCCAACTCGTAAGCTGCAAGATGATTATGAGGCAATTAAGCAAGATCGTGAAGATTTAGAAGAGGAAGTTAGATATTTGAAGTTTGCTCTTAACTCAAGGTTGGAAATAAAATCTATGCAGCAGCCTGCCATGCAAAAATGTGATTGCAGCAAACAGAAAGAAATCTTGAAAAGTGAACGAGATGAAGCTCAAAACAAATTGACTGCTTTAGAAAATGAAGTTAACAGgcttcatcaagataaacaacAACTACTAATGAGTTTTCTTAATTTACAAGCCTCCCAACGGTCAAGAGAAGTGAGTAAGTCTGAAGTCAATTCTTCTACAGACGATAACGTAacagatgatgaagatgaaacAGAAACTGAATATgaca GCGAGGAATATGAGAAATCACAACCTGATTCTTTAAATGATAGTTCAAGAAAAAGCTCATTTAGTGACATAGCATGGAAACAAAATCAAGTTTCAAATTGCAAGGAAAACTTTACTTTTGACAACTCTGAAGATACTGCCATTTGTTTTCAAGAAATGtcgaaaaaaaatgaaagattaGAATTAGAAAGAGCTGCCATGTTGGACTCATTATGCAAGCAAGTTGAGAGAAATAACACCCTTGTTGCTGAGTTAGAtgacttaaaaaacaaaaatcaaacaaaacaaaaatcacgtccttcaagtttaatttCACATAGTGACAGTTTAAATAGTTTGGTTTCTGATAAATGTTCACAATGTGCATCATCag gtACAGAGATACGACATTATCTCTCAATCTTGGAGCAACTTACTGAAGATAAACTTCGACTAGAGAAATTAAATTCAGATCTTGAGTATGAGTGTGGTATGTCTAAAGCAGAAGTTGAAaaacttaacaataaattatgCAGTTTAGATACAAACTCAATTCAAGTTGATTCCGAAGTAGAACTTAGAAAACTGAAGAAAGATAAAGAACTATTAGTCCAAAAAATTCAAGCACTTGAGCAAGAAAACTTTATACTtgaagacaattttaaaaaacttcgtGATGATAAAGCAGACATTTTAGATAAATTGCATCAATGTGAAGAAGATAGGTTTGGATTTATTCGAACATTATCATTAATAACTGAACAGAGAGAGACTTTAGAAAAGGAACTTCTTGAAGCAAAGGaggaaaataaattaattaaaaggaAGTTACTGAAAG CTAACTTCTAG
- the LOC101235931 gene encoding hyaluronan mediated motility receptor isoform X12 — translation MSVSLDLGQSISVHIVPSPIMTQRKVSQSQKSFDPNESLPDLTEIKKANNSLDRLKRDYHLSNVEITALREILKKADLYDSLVRERMHEVLKVENSNTECINDIAERVIIEKEIVSLKEKLFASRKELDSYISFTKKMEREKRQSMSEKEELETKIQWHERRLLRFEGENKALKTERAELLNQIYELRGKSLKIKDLGRAKLLENNLLSQTESGNSKSSLIYDAESLAQERIKFSLERQRLDEENQKMLTKCTTLSAQLQHLERVVEDLKEEKDVLKIKNEKLSKQILEEQKSFQELFEFDYHSARGKLENTVMSDLIDAMKSEKAHEETRAELLQLEKKFEKLQNDHRATLEVNILKEHENLELTSKLKSITKIKEDYDKSYNELEKKYREALERIEKDTLLVEDLKAEHLYLQKEHEDVSLKLADLQHEAVNMEANQDAFKKFLDKLSMELQEKLGEDHVSKDTESEDLQEQAQIIGRQIVAHLNPTRKLQDDYEAIKQDREDLEEEVRYLKFALNSRLEIKSMQQPAMQKCDCSKQKEILKSERDEAQNKLTALENEVNRLHQDKQQLLMSFLNLQASQRSREVSKSEVNSSTDDNVTDDEDETETEYDSEEYEKSQPDSLNDSSRKSSFSDIAWKQNQVSNCKENFTFDNSEDTAICFQEMSKKNERLELERAAMLDSLCKQVERNNTLVAELDDLKNKNQTKQKSRPSSLISHSDSLNSLVSDKCSQCASSGTEIRHYLSILEQLTEDKLRLEKLNSDLEYECGMSKAEVEKLNNKLCSLDTNSIQVDSEVELRKLKKDKELLVQKIQALEQENFILEDNFKKLRDDKADILDKLHQCEEDRFGFIRTLSLITEQRETLEKELLEAKEENKLIKRKLLKANF, via the exons ATGTCAGTATCCCTTGATTTAGGACAATCTATTTCAGTTCATATTGTACCATCACCAATTATGACACAGAG aaaagtgAGTCAATCTCAAAAATCCTTTGATCCCAATGAATCACTTCCTGATCTTACTGAaatcaaaaaagcaaataacaGTTTAGATCGTCTTAAACGCGATTATCATCTTTCCAATGTAGAAATAACAGCGTTGCGTGAAATTCTTAAGAAAGCAGATTTATATGATAGTTTAGTGCGTGAACGAATGCATGAAGTTCTGAAAGTTGAAAATAGCAACACAGAGTGTATTAATGATATTGCTGAAAGAGTTATTATTGAGAAAGAGATTgtgtctttaaaagaaaaactttttgctTCTCGCAAAGAACTAGATTCTTATATATCTTTTACGAAAAAAATGGAGAGAGAAAAAAGACAATCAATGTCAGAGAAAGAAGaacttgaaacaaaaattcAGTGGCATGAGCGTAGGCTATTACGTTTTGAAGGAGAGAATAAAGCATTAAAAACAGAACGAGCAGAGTTACTTAATCAAATTTACGAATTACGTGGAAAATCTCTTAAGATTAAAGACTTAGGACGAGctaaattattagaaaacaatttattatcaCAAACTGAGTCAGGGAACTCAAAGTCAAGCTTAATTTATGATGCTGAAAGTTTAGCTCAGGAGCGCATAAAGTTTAGTCTAGAACGTCAACGCTTGGATGaagaaaaccaaaaaatgcTCACTAAGTGTACAACTCTTTCTGCTCAATTGCAACATCTTGAACGTGTAGTAGAGGATTTAAAGGAAGAAAAAGATgtgctcaaaataaaaaacgaaaaacttAGTAAACAAATATTAGAAGAACAAAAGTCTTTTCAAGAACTATTTGAATTTGACTACCATTCTGCTAGAGGTAAATTAGAAAATACAGTTATGTCAGATTTAATTGATGCAATGAAAAGTGAAAAAGCGCATGAAGAAACTCGAGCTGAATTACTtcaacttgaaaaaaagtttgaaaagttaCAGAATGATCATCGTGCAACTTTAGAAGTTAATATTCTCAAAGAGCATGAAAATTTAGAGTTGACCAGTAAACTAAAATCAattacaaaaatcaaagaaGACTATGATAAAAGTTATAATGAGCTTGAAAAAAAGTACCGGGAAGCATTAGAAAGAATTGAAAAAGATACTCTTTTAGTAGAAGATTTAAAAGCTGAACATTTATATTTGCAGAAAGAGCATGAAGATGTCTCATTAAAACTTGCAGATCTTCAGCATGAGGCTGTTAATATGGAAGCTAACCAAGATGCgttcaaaaaatttcttgacAAGCTTTCTATGGAGTTACAAGAAAAACTAGGAGAAGATCATGTATCAAAAGATACAGAATCAGAAGATCTTCAAGAACAAGCGCAAATTATTGGAAGACAGATTGTTGCTCATTTAAATCCAACTCGTAAGCTGCAAGATGATTATGAGGCAATTAAGCAAGATCGTGAAGATTTAGAAGAGGAAGTTAGATATTTGAAGTTTGCTCTTAACTCAAGGTTGGAAATAAAATCTATGCAGCAGCCTGCCATGCAAAAATGTGATTGCAGCAAACAGAAAGAAATCTTGAAAAGTGAACGAGATGAAGCTCAAAACAAATTGACTGCTTTAGAAAATGAAGTTAACAGgcttcatcaagataaacaacAACTACTAATGAGTTTTCTTAATTTACAAGCCTCCCAACGGTCAAGAGAAGTGAGTAAGTCTGAAGTCAATTCTTCTACAGACGATAACGTAacagatgatgaagatgaaacAGAAACTGAATATgaca GCGAGGAATATGAGAAATCACAACCTGATTCTTTAAATGATAGTTCAAGAAAAAGCTCATTTAGTGACATAGCATGGAAACAAAATCAAGTTTCAAATTGCAAGGAAAACTTTACTTTTGACAACTCTGAAGATACTGCCATTTGTTTTCAAGAAATGtcgaaaaaaaatgaaagattaGAATTAGAAAGAGCTGCCATGTTGGACTCATTATGCAAGCAAGTTGAGAGAAATAACACCCTTGTTGCTGAGTTAGAtgacttaaaaaacaaaaatcaaacaaaacaaaaatcacgtccttcaagtttaatttCACATAGTGACAGTTTAAATAGTTTGGTTTCTGATAAATGTTCACAATGTGCATCATCag gtACAGAGATACGACATTATCTCTCAATCTTGGAGCAACTTACTGAAGATAAACTTCGACTAGAGAAATTAAATTCAGATCTTGAGTATGAGTGTGGTATGTCTAAAGCAGAAGTTGAAaaacttaacaataaattatgCAGTTTAGATACAAACTCAATTCAAGTTGATTCCGAAGTAGAACTTAGAAAACTGAAGAAAGATAAAGAACTATTAGTCCAAAAAATTCAAGCACTTGAGCAAGAAAACTTTATACTtgaagacaattttaaaaaacttcgtGATGATAAAGCAGACATTTTAGATAAATTGCATCAATGTGAAGAAGATAGGTTTGGATTTATTCGAACATTATCATTAATAACTGAACAGAGAGAGACTTTAGAAAAGGAACTTCTTGAAGCAAAGGaggaaaataaattaattaaaaggaAGTTACTGAAAG CTAACTTCTAG
- the LOC136085882 gene encoding tigger transposable element-derived protein 4-like, whose protein sequence is MPLVKRKLTNKSIIEKCKALKDLETGMSNKEVAKKYGVPKNTLSTWIKNKTKLLTSLEKNGTKSKRKKLRSGNFKNVDKAIYTWFVAKRSQQVPIDGTILKEKALKFAEALGELDFKASDCWFHNWKKRNGISFKIISGESAAVTNNMTASWNETTLPTLLLNYKLENIFNADEFGLFYQCLPNKTYHLSREKCFGGKNSKVRLTGIAAGSATGEKLPMFVIGKSKNPRCFKHIKQLPCTYKNQLKSWMTGDLFTEWVMKLDSFFRAQDRKVALLVDNCSAHPHIEGLSNINLIFPPPNTTSVLQPMDQGVIRSLKAHYRHKIVRLCIKAVDNNEPMPKISILQAMKDLVSSWNAVSKETVINCFKKAGISKTNKSIEEADDDHSFKFLTEELNRLRELDPRAVQEDLSAESYIGLDCDVVTTGSLATDAEIIAQILDPNFENDDNEVEDSVDEAIDVEAPPRPSDIQLEIAFETIQMLRYTAQNTEMKYNP, encoded by the exons ATGCCGCTCGTTAAACGAAAACTCACGAACAAatctataatagaaaaatgcaaGGCATTAAAAGACCTAGAGACTGGGATGTCTAACAAAGAGGTTGCCAAAAAGTATGGAGTCCCAAAGAACACATTATCAAcctggattaaaaataaaaccaagttATTAACCTCACTGGAAAAAAATGGCACAAAATCTAAACGGAAGAAACTTCGTAGtggtaatttcaaaaatgtagacAAGGCCATATACACGTGGTTCGTTGCAAAAAGAAGTCAACAAGTACCAATTGATGGTACCATACTAAAAGAAAAGGCACTAAAATTCGCAGAAGCATTAGGAGAGTTGGATTTTAAAGCATCTGATTGTTGGTTTCATAATTGGAAAAAAAG GAACGGCATCAGCTTTAAAATAATCTCAGGCGAAAGTGCCGCCGTGACGAATAATATGACTGCTTCGTGGAATGAAACTACACTTCCAACATTGCTTTTGAATTACAAGcttgaaaacattttcaatgccgATGAGTTTGGACTATTTTACCAGTGCCTACCAAACAAAACATACCATTTATCACGAGAAAAATGTTTTGGGggaaaaaatagtaaagtcAGACTAACAGGCATAGCAGCAGGGAGTGCAACGGGAGAAAAATTACCTATGTTTGTTATTGGAAAATCTAAAAACCCACGGTGTTTTAAGCACATTAAACAACTTCCTTGCACATataaaaatcagctaaaaagTTGGATGACCGGAGACCTTTTTACAGAATGGGTAATGAAACTTGACTCATTTTTTCGTGCTCAAGATAGGAAAGTAGCACTCCTGGTGGATAACTGTTCTGCCCACCCACACATTGAAGGGCTAAGCAACATCAACCTAATATTTCCCCCCCCTAACACCACATCTGTCCTTCAGCCCATGGATCAAGGCGTAATACGAAGTCTTAAAGCTCATTATCGTCACAAAATTGTGCGTTTGTGTATCAAGGCTGTCGATAATAACGAACCCATGCCAAAAATTTCTATACTTCAAGCAATGAAAGATCTTGTTTCTTCGTGGAATGCTGTGTCGAAGGAGACTGTCatcaactgctttaaaaaagctggtatcagcaaaacaaacaaGAGTATTGAAGAAGCTGATGATGatcattcttttaaatttttgacagaAGAACTTAACCGTTTGCGAGAGTTAGATCCTCGTGCCGTCCAAGAAGATCTCTCAGCGGAATCTTACATTGGTTTAGATTGCGATGTAGTAACCACCGGTTCACTTGCTACTGATGCTGAAATCATTGCTCAGATTTTAGACCCTAATTTTGAAAACGACGATAATGAAGTTGAAGATAGCGTTGACGAAGCTATTGACGTCGAAGCCCCGCCACGCCCATCTGATATTCAATTAGAAATTGCTTTTGAAACAATTCAAATGCTTCGCTATACAGCTCAAAATACGGAAATGAAATACAATCCCTAG